One Desulforhopalus sp. DNA segment encodes these proteins:
- a CDS encoding TlpA family protein disulfide reductase: MKKLQKSTLAVLFFLVISGGFMFPGEITAATQMPAFALENVRDGKIVNSSAFKGRVLLLTFFATWCPPCREEVPVLVKLQKDMADAGFSVIGMSVDQQGPANVAKFVESKEINYPVLLAGAKTASDFGGVFEIPVAFLVNKTGNVVKKYKGYVHHTVLEKDIRSLLN, encoded by the coding sequence ATGAAAAAGCTGCAAAAATCGACCTTGGCTGTTTTGTTTTTCCTTGTTATATCGGGTGGATTTATGTTTCCTGGGGAAATCACTGCGGCCACCCAGATGCCGGCGTTTGCGCTTGAGAATGTTCGTGACGGCAAGATTGTCAATTCGAGTGCTTTTAAGGGGAGAGTTCTTTTGTTGACCTTTTTCGCCACTTGGTGCCCACCCTGCAGGGAAGAGGTCCCTGTGTTGGTTAAGCTGCAAAAAGACATGGCCGACGCCGGATTTTCAGTGATAGGCATGTCCGTCGATCAACAGGGGCCGGCCAATGTGGCAAAATTTGTAGAAAGTAAGGAGATTAACTATCCGGTCCTCCTCGCAGGCGCAAAAACGGCTAGCGATTTCGGCGGGGTCTTTGAAATTCCCGTGGCATTTCTGGTAAACAAAACCGGTAATGTGGTGAAAAAATACAAAGGTTATGTGCATCACACCGTACTTGAAAAAGATATTCGAAGCCTCCTTAACTAA
- a CDS encoding protein N-lysine methyltransferase family protein — protein MDIRTLPEQERQIYNRIRSKYKLTFDRFEVGEKRLRLLKIADLEQFLEGKDPFANVSEFPFWIRLWDAAMVLAYILGSQRDTSGCRLLELGAGLGAPGLAAAAAGYTVTISDYEDIIMDFQKVSAAASGLKGVEFIHLDWLNPPKLEQFDVLAGAEILFRDEFFQPLLNIFQTLLKPDGMIFLAHDATRQSLPKFLQLAAKDFDISIKKQMINRDGKAKTIIVNRLRHKK, from the coding sequence ATGGATATTCGAACACTTCCCGAACAGGAACGTCAGATTTACAACCGTATCCGTTCGAAATATAAGCTGACCTTTGACCGTTTCGAGGTTGGCGAAAAACGCCTTCGTCTCCTGAAAATAGCTGATCTGGAGCAGTTTCTTGAGGGAAAAGACCCCTTTGCCAACGTGTCGGAGTTTCCGTTCTGGATTCGTCTCTGGGATGCTGCGATGGTCCTTGCTTACATTCTTGGCTCACAGCGGGATACCTCCGGTTGCCGACTGCTTGAACTTGGCGCTGGGTTAGGTGCCCCAGGGCTCGCTGCTGCCGCCGCCGGCTACACGGTGACCATTAGTGATTATGAAGATATCATTATGGATTTTCAAAAGGTGAGTGCTGCTGCCTCAGGGTTAAAAGGAGTAGAATTTATTCACCTGGATTGGCTGAATCCACCGAAACTTGAGCAATTCGATGTTTTAGCTGGGGCGGAAATTCTTTTTCGTGACGAGTTTTTCCAACCTCTGTTAAATATCTTTCAAACCCTGTTAAAACCTGATGGCATGATCTTTTTGGCGCACGATGCGACGAGACAGAGTTTGCCGAAGTTTCTCCAGCTTGCTGCTAAAGATTTTGATATTTCCATTAAAAAACAAATGATTAACCGGGATGGAAAAGCCAAAACGATAATTGTCAACCGTCTGCGTCACAAAAAATGA
- a CDS encoding bifunctional precorrin-2 dehydrogenase/sirohydrochlorin ferrochelatase produces MPFYPVNLRITDRLCVVVGGGDVALRKTRGLLEADARIRLISPTVLPELRMLAEEGQISWVERGYVEGDLKGAFLVFAATNDRIVQTRIKIEAEKTGVILNSADDPKGSDFHIPAHFRRGKMLIAISTGGGSPALAKKIRQKLEEEIGPEYEAAVDLLFLLRERLLEGRAFSADHSELFHRLLHLGILDLLRKEEWFELQMLLLRELPENIDAIALVRQFLEKHDGKRRPSVSR; encoded by the coding sequence ATGCCCTTTTATCCCGTTAACCTGCGAATAACCGATCGGCTTTGTGTGGTAGTCGGGGGCGGTGATGTGGCGCTGCGCAAGACGAGGGGACTTCTGGAGGCCGATGCGCGGATTCGGCTTATCAGCCCGACAGTTCTGCCAGAATTGCGGATGTTAGCAGAAGAAGGCCAGATTTCCTGGGTAGAGAGGGGATATGTTGAAGGTGACCTGAAGGGGGCCTTCCTGGTGTTTGCCGCAACCAATGACCGTATTGTACAGACCCGGATAAAAATAGAGGCGGAAAAAACTGGGGTGATCCTCAATAGTGCCGACGATCCCAAGGGCAGTGACTTTCATATTCCAGCGCATTTTCGTCGTGGCAAGATGTTGATTGCAATATCGACTGGCGGAGGAAGCCCGGCCTTGGCCAAGAAAATTCGCCAAAAATTGGAAGAGGAAATTGGTCCGGAATACGAGGCGGCGGTAGATCTGCTCTTCTTGTTACGAGAAAGATTGTTAGAGGGTCGTGCTTTTTCAGCTGATCACAGTGAATTATTCCATCGTCTTCTTCATCTGGGGATACTCGACCTCTTGCGGAAGGAGGAATGGTTTGAGTTGCAAATGCTTCTCCTGCGGGAGCTTCCTGAGAATATCGACGCCATTGCCCTAGTTCGGCAGTTTCTTGAAAAGCACGACGGCAAGCGGAGACCGAGTGTCAGCCGCTGA